In Leclercia pneumoniae, the genomic window CAGCGCCACGTCGATCATGTCACCCAGTTTATCCAGCGCAGGCACAACGCCCGAGGTAGAGAGGGTAACGCGACGTTTAGACAGACCAAAGCCGAAGTCGTCGAGCATGATCTCCATGGCCGGCACAACGTTCGTCAGGTTGAGCAGCGGTTCGCCCATGCCCATCATCACAACGTTCGTAATCGGACGGGTACCGGTCACTTTTGCCGCACCGACGATTTTCGCCGCACGCCAGACCTGGCCGATAATTTCGGACACGCGCAGGTTGCGGTTAAAGCCTTGCTGGGCCGTAGAGCAGAATTTACACTCCAGCGCGCAGCCAACCTGTGAAGAGACGCACAGCGTTGCACGATCGTCTTCCGGAATGTAGACCGTTTCAACACGCTGATCGCCCACGGCGATGGCCCACTTAATGGTGCCGTCAGAAGAGCGTTGCTCTTCTACGACTTCCGGCGCGCGAATCTCAGCCACTTCTTTAAGCTTGTTACGCAGCACTTTATTGATGTCAGTCATGTCATCAAAGTTGTCGCTGCAATAGTGGTACATCCACTTCATAACCTGATCGGCACGAAATGGCTTCTCGCCCATCTCTTTAAAGAACTCGCGCATCTGCTGACGGTTCAGATCCAGCAGGTTAATTTTTCCATTTTTATTTGGAACCGCAGGCGTGGCGATTTCGGAGGTGTTCACTAATTCAGACATAATTTTTTCCGGCCTCGTTGTTACACGTTATGGCCCGTGGAGGGTTGAAAAGAAACGCCCCGGAAAGCAGTGTGCTCATCCGGGGCGTTGCATTGTACAAAGTCTGGCGCAGGGATGCCACGTTTGCACGTGGCATTTACGAAAATAATGTGTAAACGAAACCGTTAAATTAACGGGTACGTGGACACACTTCGCCTTCTGCGAAGAAGAAAGCGATTTCACGGGCTGCTGATTCAACAGAGTCGGAACCGTGGGTGCCGTTCTCGGTGAAGCTGTCTGCGTAGTCAGCGCGCAGCGTACCCGCCAGGGCGTTGTCCGGGTTGGTTGCACCCAGCAGATCGCGGTGACGCTGAACCGCGTTTTCGCCTTCCAGTACAGAGACAACGATTGGGCCAGAGGTCATGAACTCTACCAGGCCGTCGAAGAATGGGCGACCTTCATGCTCAGCGTAGAAACCGCGAGCCTGCTCTACGGTCAGATGCAGCATTTTGGTGCCAACGATTTTGAACCCTGCAGATTCAAAGCGAGCAAAGATGCTGCCAATAACGTTTTTTGCCACCGCGTTTGGTTTGATGATGGAAAAAGTACGTTCAATAGCCATGATTACCTCTGTGATTTGTTATGTGGTTTGCATACAGCGTTAGACCTGGCGCGGATTATAATGAGCAATAGCGCCATTGCCTATGGATGGATGTAACATTTTTTTAAAATAAGACGAGTTTCAACAACAGAAACGTTCAGAGACGCCTTTTCTCCGTTTACCTACTGCAGCGTAAAGTGCACAGTGGCCACCTGCCCGGCTTCATCCATTACCAGAAGTTGATACTCCCCGGCCTGTTCCAGTTTTAAGGTATAGGTCCGCCCTTGCGCATTGAGCGGTTCACCGT contains:
- a CDS encoding bifunctional tRNA (adenosine(37)-C2)-methyltransferase TrmG/ribosomal RNA large subunit methyltransferase RlmN: MSELVNTSEIATPAVPNKNGKINLLDLNRQQMREFFKEMGEKPFRADQVMKWMYHYCSDNFDDMTDINKVLRNKLKEVAEIRAPEVVEEQRSSDGTIKWAIAVGDQRVETVYIPEDDRATLCVSSQVGCALECKFCSTAQQGFNRNLRVSEIIGQVWRAAKIVGAAKVTGTRPITNVVMMGMGEPLLNLTNVVPAMEIMLDDFGFGLSKRRVTLSTSGVVPALDKLGDMIDVALAISLHAPNDEIRDEIVPINKKYNIEAFLAGVRRYLEKSNANQGRVTIEYVMLDHVNDGTEHAHELAELLKDTPCKINLIPWNPFPGAPYGRSSNSRIDRFSKVLMEYGFTTIVRKTRGDDIDAACGQLAGDVIDRTKRTLRKRMQGESIAVKAV
- the ndk gene encoding nucleoside-diphosphate kinase, which encodes MAIERTFSIIKPNAVAKNVIGSIFARFESAGFKIVGTKMLHLTVEQARGFYAEHEGRPFFDGLVEFMTSGPIVVSVLEGENAVQRHRDLLGATNPDNALAGTLRADYADSFTENGTHGSDSVESAAREIAFFFAEGEVCPRTR